From the genome of Vicia villosa cultivar HV-30 ecotype Madison, WI linkage group LG2, Vvil1.0, whole genome shotgun sequence, one region includes:
- the LOC131653734 gene encoding transcription factor MYB14-like has translation MVRSSCGDKNGLRKGKWTSEEDHKLIAYVTRYGCWNWRQLPKFAGLKRCGKSCRLRWLNYLRPDLKRGNFTQQEEDTIIKLHEKLGNRWIVIAANLPGRTDNEIKNHWHTKLKKLSIKNNKSDTKHGKENANGSNSTNHPSPTMEKTKKLEGELETNSVPNITSPSSSIPSSSGTMDTPTSTEISYENYVLDELPLMDAYMDVLNDNFWTEPYMIDSSYVPPSEEATLLPVWCELDYFSPVYDEQLWSHSE, from the exons ATGGTGAGGAGCTCTTGTGGTGACAAAAATGGATTGAGAAAAGGCAAGTGGACTTCTGAAGAAGACCACAAGTTGATTGCTTATGTAACTAGATATGGCTGTTGGAATTGGCGACAACTACCTAAATTTGCAG GTCTTAAAAGGTGTGGAAAGAGTTGTAGACTAAGGTGGTTGAACTATCTAAGACCAGATCTCAAAAGAGGGAACTTTACTCAACAAGAAGAAGATACTATCATCAAACTTCATGAAAAACTGGGTAATAG ATGGATTGTGATTGCTGCAAATTTACCAGGAAGAACAGATAATGAGATAAAGAATCATTGGCACACCAAACTGAAAAAGCtttctataaaaaataataagtcaGATACTAAACATGGAAAAGAAAATGCTAATGGTTCAAATTCAACTAATCATCCTAGTCCTACAATGGAAAAAACCAAGAAACTTGAAGGAGAATTAGAAACCAATAGTGTTCCAAATATTACGAGTCCATCATCTTCAATCCCATCTTCAAGTGGAACAATGGATACTCCAACAAGTACGGAAATATCATATGAAAATTATGTTCTTGATGAGCTTCCTTTGATGGATGCATATATGGATGTTTTGAATGATAATTTTTGGACAGAACCATATATGATAGACAGTTCATATGTCCCTCCAAGTGAAGAAGCTACATTATTACCTGTCTGGTGTGAACTTGATTACTTCAGTCCTGTGTACGATGAACAACTTTGGAGCCATTCAGAATAA